From Mycobacteriales bacterium, the proteins below share one genomic window:
- a CDS encoding IS630 family transposase has product EFLEATNDDPTPYVWTATAESILAKIARARDTLQQVVS; this is encoded by the coding sequence AGGAGTTCCTCGAGGCCACCAATGACGACCCGACGCCCTACGTCTGGACTGCCACCGCAGAGTCCATTCTCGCCAAGATCGCGCGCGCCCGCGACACCCTCCAACAAGTAGTCAGCTAA